A stretch of Larus michahellis chromosome Z, bLarMic1.1, whole genome shotgun sequence DNA encodes these proteins:
- the ACO1 gene encoding cytoplasmic aconitate hydratase has product MSNPFVRIVEPLDPKQPLKKFFNLSKLEDVRYACLPFSIRVLLEAAIRNCDDFLVKKEDVENILNWKVVQHKNVEVPFKPARVILQDFTGVPAVVDFAAMRDAVKKLGGDPEKINPICPADLVIDHSIQVDFNRRSDSLQKNQDLEFERNKERFEFLKWGSQAFKNMRIIPPGSGIIHQVNLEYLARVVMDQDGYYYPDSVVGTDSHTTMIDGLGVLGWGVGGIEAEAVMLGQPISMVLPEVVGYKLVGNPQPLVTSTDIVLTITKHLRQVGVVGKFVEFFGPGVAQLSIADRATIANMCPEYGATAAYFPVDDISIGYLIQTGRDKEKVMCTKRYLEAVGMLRDFKNSSQDPDFTQVVELDLHTVVPCCSGPKRPQDKVAVSDMKNDFETCLGAKQGFKGFQIAPDRQNSIVKFNFEGCDFELAHGSVVIAAITSCTNTSNPSVMLGAGLLAKKAVEAGLTVKPYIKTSLSPGSGVVTYYLRESGVMSYLSQLGFDVVGYGCMTCIGNSGPLPEPVVEAITQGDLVAVGVLSGNRNFEGRVHPNTRANYLASPPLVIAYAIAGTVRIDFEKEPLGINASGKKIFLKDIWPTRNEIQAVERQFVIPGMFKEVYQKIETVNKSWNALDAPSDKLYTWNPKSTYIKSPPFFDGLTLALQTPKTIEDAYVLLSFGDSVTTDHISPAGNIARNSPAARYLTSRGLTPREFNSYGSRRGNDAVMARGTFANIRLVNKFIDKQGPQTIHFPSGETLDVFDAAERYKQAGHPLIVLAGKEYGAGSSRDWAAKGPFLLGVKAVLAESYERIHRSNLVGMGVIPLQYLPGEDAMTLGLTGRERYTIIIPEKLKPQMKVQIKLDTGKTFHAIMRFDTDVELTYFHNGGILNYMIRKMAS; this is encoded by the exons ATGAGCAACCCTTTTGTACGGATTGTGGAGCCGCTGGACCCTAAGCAACCTCTGAAGAAGTTCTTTAATCTGAGCAAATTGGAAGATGTGAGATATG CATGCCTGCCGTTTTCTATTCGAGTCCTCTTGGAAGCAGCAATCCGTAACTGTGATGACTTTCTAGTGAAGAAGGAAGATGTTGAGAATATTCTCAACTGGAAAGTGGTGCAACACAAGAATGTTGAAGTTCCATTTAAGCCTGCAAGAGTTATTCTGCAAGACTTCAC tGGGGTGCCTGCTGTGGTTGACTTTGCTGCGATGCGTGATGCTGTGAAGAAACTTGGTGGGGACCCTGAAAAAATCAATCCTATCTGTCCTGCTGACCTAGTGATAGATCACTCCATCCAGGTTGATTTTAACAGGCG ATCAGACAGCTTGCAGAAAAATCAGGACCTGGAATTTGAAAGGAACAAAGAAAGGTTTGAATTCTTAAAG tggggctctcaggcttttaaaaacatgagGATTATTCCGCCAGGCTCTGGGATCATCCACCAAGTGAACTTGGAGTACTTGGCAAGAGTGGTGATGGATCAGGATGGCTACTACTACCCAGACAGTGTGGTGGGCACTGACTCGCACACCACCATGATAGACGGCTTGGGAGTGCTTGGCTGGG GTGTTGGTGGCATTGAAGCAGAAGCAGTGATGTTAGGCCAGCCGATCAGCATGGTGCTTCCTGAGGTGGTTGGCTATAAGCTGGTAGGAAACCCTCAGCCGCTGGTAACGTCCACTGACATTGTGCTCACCATCACCAAG CACCTTCGCCAAGTTGGAGTTGTGGGTAAATTCGTTGAGTTTTTTGGTCCTGGTGTAGCCCAGCTGTCAATTGCGGACCGAGCCACTATTGCCAATATGTGTCCAGAGTACGGCGCAACAGCTGCCTATTTTCCAGTGGATGATATAAGCATTGGGTACCTGATACAAACTG GCCGTGATAAAGAGAAAGTTATGTGCACAAAAAGGTATCTTGAGGCTGTGGGAATGCTGAGAGATTTCAAGAACTCCTCTCAAGATCCGGACTTCACACAG GTTGTTGAGTTGGATCTCCATACTGTTGTGCCTTGCTGCAGTGGACCAAAAAGACCTCAGGACAAAGTTGCTGTGTCAGATATGAAGAATGATTTTGAGACTTGTCTGGGAGCCAAG CAAGGATTCAAGGGATTCCAAATTGCCCCAGACCGACAAAACAGCATAgtcaaatttaattttgaaggcTGTGACTTCGAGCTTGCTCATGGTTCAGTAGTGATTGCTGCCATTACAAGCTGTACAAACACCAGTAACCCTTCAGTTATGTTGGGAGCAG gaTTGCTTGCTAAGAAAGCTGTTGAAGCTGGTTTGACAGTGAAGCCATACATTAAAACTAGCCTGTCCCCAGGAAGTGGGGTTGTCACTTACTACCTGAGGGAGAGTGGAGTTATGAGTTACCTTTCCCAACTAGG GTTTGATGTGGTGGGTTATGGCTGTATGACATGTATTGGCAATAGTGGACCCCTACCAGAGCCTGTTGTTGAGGCCATTACACAG GGAGACCTCGTAGCAGTGGGTGTGTTATCTGGCAATAGGAATTTCGAAGGACGTGTCCATCCCAACACCCGTGCTAACTACCTAGCCTCCCCGCCACTGGTAATAGCCTATGCAATTGCAGGAACTGTCCGGATCGACTTTGAGAAAGAGCCTTTGG GAATAAATGCTTCAGGGAAGAAGATTTTCCTGAAAGATATCTGGCCAACAAGAAATGAGATTCAGGCTGTTGAGCGTCAGTTTGTTATTCCTGGGATGTTCAAGGAGGTCTACCAAAAAATAGAG aCAGTAAACAAATCTTGGAATGCCTTAGATGCTCCTTCAGATAAACTATATACTTGGAATCCCAAGTCAACTTACATCAAGTCTCCACCTTTCTTTGATGGTCTG ACTTTGGCTCTTCAGACCCCAAAAACAATAGAAGACGCTTATGTCCTGTTGAGTTTTGGGGATTCTGTGACAACTGACCACATATCTCCAGCTGGGAATATAGCAAGAAATAGTCCTGCAGCCCGTTACTTGACCAGCAGAGG CCTGACTCCCCGAGAGTTCAATTCTTACGGCTCCCGCAGAGGGAATGATGCTGTCATGGCCAGAGGAACATTTGCAAACATTCGCTTGGTGAACAAATTTATTGATAAACAAGGACCTCAGACCATCCATTTCCCTTCTGGGGAAACT CTGGATGTGTTTGATGCTGCAGAAAGATACAAGCAGGCTGGCCATCCTCTGATTGTGCTGGCTGGGAAGGAATATGGTGCAGGAAGTTCCAGAGACTGGGCAGCTAAAGGACCATTCCTCTTG GGTGTCAAGGCTGTGCTTGCTGAAAGTTATGAGAGAATTCATCGAAGCAACCTAGTAGGGATGGGAGTGATTCCTCTGCAGTATCTACCTGGAGAGGATGCAATGACTTTAGGACTCACTGGACGGGAGCGTTACACAATTATCATTCCTGAAAAACTAAAACCACAGATGAAGGTCCAGATCAAG CTGGATACCGGGAAAACCTTTCACGCCATCATGAGATTTGACACTGACGTGGAGCTCACTTACTTCCACAACGGCGGCATTCTGAACTACATGATCCGTAAAATGGCATCCTAA